CTAACAACGAGACTTCAAAATTTAGAGGAACACAAACTCATAGAAAAGTTAGAACACCCTACTAGTAAAGCAAAAGTGTTGTACAGGCTTACTAATGAAGGCATCGATCTTTTACCAATCATTATTGAAATCCAATTATGGGCAGACAAATACATGGATCTACCAAACGAAATCAAAGCACAAATCAAAGAGGCAAAAAAAGACAAAAATGAATTTATAAAGGTAATGACCAAAAAACTTAAGAAACAAATTACAAATTAAAGTCGCTATACTCTAAAGACTAAAACCAATTCAATTTCTATGTATTACCTTGGTGGTGTAAGAGAGAATTGTTCTAAATCGAATTTCTATTTTATAGCCCAAATCGTACATTTACATTCTGATTCGAAAGCAAATGGAAATTTTATATATTGATTTGTAAAATCCATCGAACCTGTTTGATTTTCAAAACTGATTTTGGAAATATAATTAGTAATTGGATTCGCAAAATTGTGACCTTCATACAAAACAATTGCCGTATATTCATTAATGATTAATGTCAATTTGTTGTTTTGACTATCAAATTGGAGTGATTCCTCAGATATTGATTCAGCTTTCATGGAATGATTATATTTCATAATTTTATATGAAGGTACTTGTTTCCAATTTTTAATGAATCTAACGAGATCGTTCATTGATATTTCTTCTGATTCAATTCCTGAAATTTCATCTGCATCAGATTCTTTTCCATTTTCTAAAGATTTTTCTGCAAAAATTTTTTTGAAATTTTCGGCTTTCATTGGATATTTTAGATAGAAGGAAATAGAAATTTTATCACGAGTATAGTTTGCTATTGTCACAAATGTGGGAATACTACAGGATAGGGAAAGGAAACTGAAAAAAATTATCGTAATCTTTGGGTTCCACATTTTAAACCAATCAAACATTTCTTCATTTTTTCCTTAAAGCCAGTTTTGAAATCATTCTTTTGCTCCTAGTTCCACTAGTTTTGAAATGATTTTTGTTAAATTTCTTTTTTTAGCAATACTCAATGCGGTATCACCATCATGATTTTTTTCATTCACTTTCGCACCAGCATTCACAAGCATTTCTAATATTTTCAAATGTTTTTCACTCGGCCGAGCGGAATCTGATGGAGCCATGATAGAAGTATAACCTTTATAGTCTTTTATATTTGGATCCGCTTTATATTGTAATAACAGTTCAACAGTTTCAATATGTCCATTGGAAGCTGCGTGCATGAGGGGAGAAATGTTTCCATGATCAGTGATATTTGGGTCTGCTCCATTTTTAAGTAAAGTTTCTACAACATCAAAATGTCCCCTAATGGAAGCATGCATCAATGGAGTGCCTTTGTTTTTGGTCACATGGTTTACATTCATTTTGTTTTCGATTAAAAAACTTAGAGCATTTATGTTACCAATTTCAGCTGCGAGAATTAAAGCATTCCCACCACCTGGAGTCTCATCATTCAAATTTGCTCCATTGTCGAGTAAAAGTTTCATCACTTTTTGATTGGAATAAACTGAATATATAAAAGGCGTAAACCCTCTAGGATCAGCCTCATTGATGTTTGCACCTAAACTCAGTAACTTATTGATACAAATAATATTTCCATTCTCTGCATAGTATCCTAATATAGGAATTCCATCTTCAATTTTTGCATTAACATTGGAATTGTCTTTGAATAATACATTAACATTATTAGAATCACATCTTTTTAAATGTTCATTGATTCGATTTTCATTTTGGAATTTTTTTGAAGAAGAACAAACTACAACAAAACTCAACAATGCCAATATTAATAATCTTTTCATTTCGACTCCTAACTAGCGTATTATTTTTACATAACCGATAAAGAAGACAATGTAATTTCTTAATTTTGGGGAGAAAATGGTTCGGAAGTATTAGTATTTTAGAAATTTAAAAAGCAAGAAACACATTTGGAACATTGTTATCTGATCCAAATGTGTTTTTATGTAAGAAAAAGGTTCTACTTCAATCGTTCAATGATTGTCGCAATACCCATACCACCACCAATACAAAGGGTGATGAGTCCGTAACGAAGGTCTCTTCTTTCCAACTCGTCAAGTACAGTTCCTGTAAGGATTGCACCTGTTGCTCCGAGTGGGTGTCCAAGAGCAATTGCACCACCGTTTACATTGATTTTGGATTCATCGATTCCGAGTGTTTTCTTTACGTATAACACAACAGATGCGAATGCTTCGTTGATTTCCCAAAGGTCAATGTCTTTCACACTAAGGCCGGCTTGTTTCAAAGCTTTTTGTGAAGCAGAAACTGGACCAGTCAACATGATCGTTGGATCTTCCCCAGTAGCAACAGTCGCAAGGATTTTTGCACGCGGTTTTAAACCGTATTTTTTTAATCCATCATCATTGGTTACTAAAATCGCAGCAGCACCATCCACGATTCCAGATGAGTTACCAAGTGTATGGATGTGATTGATTTTTTTGACTTCTGGATAAGAACGAAGTGCAATAGCATCGAGTTCTTTTTCCCCAATCGTTTTAAACACTGGACCAAGACTAGAAAGGAATGCATAATCGGATTCCAATCGTGGGTTCTCTTCTTCTGTTACAACAGTTCCATCATCTAATGTAATTGGGATCACAGATTTTTTGAAGTAACCATTTTGAATTGCTGCATGTGCTTTTTGTTGTGAAGACTCTGCAAAACGATCTGCTTCTTCACGAGAAATATCATACTTTGTCGCAATTAAGTCAGCAGAGATCCCTTGTGGAACAAGATTGTAATGAGCAGCAATTTTATCGTTACCAACGTTAAAATCACGACCAATCATATCATCACCCATTTTCACACGGCTCATGGATTCAACTCCACCACCAACTCCAAGTTCCATAGCTCCAGAAGCAACATGGTTTGCAACGTTGTTAAGTGCTTGTAATCCAGAACCGCAAAAACGGTTTACTGTATAACCAGGAACATCTTTTGGCCAATGAGCAGCCATAACCGCATAACGTGCGATACATGCAGCTTGGTCAGCAACTTGGGATACACAACCCATTACAACTTCTTCTACCGTTTTTGGATCGATTCCAGTTCGGGATTGGATGGCTTTTAATGTGGCAGCAGCTAATTCTTGTGGGTGGACGGATGCAAGTGTCCCGCGTTTTTTGCCCTTTCCTCTCGGAGTTCGGACAGCATCAATAATATAGGAATTCCCCATGGGTTTACCTCTCTCTGGGTGTTCTAGGAAAAACGTACAGAGTTCGCCTCACAAGAAAAGTAAAAAAATCATCATTTCGTCATAGTTTTTGTGAATTTGTGACGGTAGTAGTTCATTTTTGCTTGGAATTGGCAAGAATACCCAGAAATCATCGCATCTAGCCTGTCTGCTTTGCTTTCTGTGCGTTCTTCAGCGATCCGGATGTACCGAAAATTTGGTTCAATTGCTTCCGAAAATTCCCGTTTGTTCCAGTCCACATAGCGCCAGGCACTAAAACTATGGTTCACCCCTACCTTTTCATCGATGGTTCCAATGAGTTGGAACTTTGATTCGCAGGGTGTTCTGAAAAAAATGTAACGATTGAAAAAATACAAAATGGTTCGGTGAGGATTGGCATCCAAAACCGAGCGAAAGTGTTCCTTCATCTCTTCCACAGTATAAAACAAATCAGGTCCAGAATTCGTGCTCCGAAAGATCACTGGTGAAAATTCATTGGGGGTATAAAGTTTTGTCAAAATGCGAATGTATGACGGATCATCTAAACGGTATGGAATTTCATTAAAAGCAAAAGGGAAGGGATCTCGTTCTGTAAAATGGATTTCAATGTAACGAGTGTGATCGTATTCTGGGTCATTGATATCGGTTGCGACAATTTTTTTGATATAACGACCAAGAAACTGATCTTCGTACAAATCTCTCACAGTCACAGCACCTTCTTCATACAAGATGGCACTTCCAAAATCAATAAAACTGGCACCATCTAACAGCCGTCCAATAGAACCATATTTGTGGTGTAAAATTCGATTCCGAAACATAGACCTTAAAATTAAATTATGATCATACAATCGTTTCCGACCAGATCGTTGTTCCACGACTGTGTTTTTTGTTTTTTTGACTTTGTAATAATGGATATGATTGGCAAGACCGAACCGTAATTTTTCAAACGCATGGTTTTCTAATACCCGTTTTTCATCTTCTTCGTTTTCAATGATAGTGGTTTCAGCAACCAAAGGAGAGACAATTCCAATATCTATTCCAAAGGAACAAATGAAAAATAGCAAATAGGTCGAAAATTTAGAAAACACAGATACTGGAATGAAATGTTTAGAGTAGATACCCGGATGTATTTTGAAAATACAAGTCCGGGGCATTGGTTCTTTTGTTGGTGAAAATTTTAATTCCTTTGGCCGAGGATAGGACCACCTGTTTTTTCCATCATTCTTTCTTTGGTTAAAAACAAGTCTTCTCGGTTGTCAGCAGCCATCTCACCTGTTCCATCCAAATAAATGGCTCCTTTCGGACATGCCTCTTCGCATAACCCACAGAAGATGCAACGAAGCAAATTGATTTCAAATTTTTTGGCATACTTATCTTCAGGGTGAAGGTGTTGGCGTTCCGCCGTTACTTCTGAAGCTTCGATGTGAATGGCATTAGCAGGGCAAATCCACATACAACAAAAACATGCAGTACATCGTTCCCTACCTTGTTCATCGCGTTTCATTGAGTGCATCCCACGAAAACGAGTGGAATACTGACGTTTTTTGTCAGGGTATTCGATCGTGACTTGTTTGTTAAACAAAGCCACTTTTACAAAATGTTTGAGGGTGATCCAAAGGCCTTTGCCTATGGACCAAAAGTAAAATTTTTCATACCAAGAAAACTGGTGTTTTTTGGCTACGTTGACGACATTAACGGTTCCCAACAGAAACCTCCATTTTTTTTGCCATGGTGCCGAGAATGAGTTCCACTACACCAGCAGACGTTAACAATCCTTGGATCGGGTTCATTGACTTTTCAAAGTTTTGTCTCAGTCCGTTTTTGTTGGTAAAACTTCCTTCCGCTTCGCAGAAAATTTGAATTGGTGCCACCAAACTTGCGTTTTTTGCCGCATCAGTCAAATTGGTATCAAAACAAATCACTTTGTTTGGATCAATGCCTTCTGGAATGGATTCTTTGATAAGGATCACTAAATCCACCGAACCTTGTTTTACCGCTGAAACAATTCCTGAAATCCCAGAAGGAGTTGTAAGACCTAAGTCGATTGCTCCTTTTGTGTTCGGGTGGTTGTCTTTTGTGAGCAAAAAATCTACTTGTTCGGTTTCTTTATTTTGTGCATCCGTTACACGAGTTTCCCATTGTATGGATTTGCCACCTAATGCTTGTGAGAGAGAACTTAAGTTTTGTTTGAGTGTTTCCAATGTTTCGTTAGATTCATGAGCACCACCAAGGACGGCAATGGATTTTGCTTCTTTCAATCGATCGATGATTTTGGAAATCACCACTTGTGATGTGGAATTTTTTCCATTTTCCATATAACTGAACAAACGATTTTCGTTCATCCAATCCAAATCAAATCGACCCTTGTCACAGAGGAAAAACATTCCTTGTTCAAAGTTTTCACGCACCATGTAACGATACATTTTATTGTCTCGCACATTTGTTGTTACATTGCAACCAGTAGAACATCCATGGCAAACTGATTTGTGTGATTTGTACCACCATACACGTGACTTAAAAAGTGTTTTGTTGTTGAGAAGAGCGCCTACAGGACAAATGTCTGCAAGTGCCCCTTGGTAGTTGTGATTAATTGGTTCTGATTTTGCAAGACCAATGATGGAATGATTCCCTCGTTCAAAAAGACCTAAGTTAGATTCCCCAACTTTTTCTTCTTCAAAACGAACACATCGATAACAAACAATACATCGATTATGATTGATGATAAGATTAGTTCCGATTTCTTCTTGTGGGATATTTCGTTTTTCAAATTTAAAACGAGAATGACCAGACCCTGAACCAAATGCATTGTCTTGCAATCGGCATTCTCCCGCTTTATCACAAACAGGACAATCTAACGGGTGATTGGCGAGAAGGAATTCCATAGTACCTGCCCGTGCTTCTTTCACACGATCAGATTTGGTAATGATACCCATTCCTTCTTTTACAGGAGTATTACATGCGGCTTGTAGGCGCGGCACCCCTTCAATCTCAATAAGGCACATCCGGCACATACCGACAATGCTCAGAGCTGGGTGGTAACAGAAGTAAGGAATTTCGACTCCTACTTCTTTTGTTGCATCAATGAGGTTTTTCTTTTCGTCGACTTCGTATTCGACTCCGTCTATCTTTATCTTAACCAAAGAACAGACCCCCTAGGTTTGATTAGACTTAGGTCTTTTGATTTTGTCAAACCTTCATTTGGAAATTATATTTACCTCGGAAAGATACGTGTATGGCTGTAAGTCCACAACATGATTGCTGAAAAATTCGGAATCCACAAATAGGGAACTGGCTCTGATATTGGTCTGTTTTAGAATTCTGGCGATCAAATCATCTAAAATCTGTAAGGCCTTCACTTCATAAAAGAAAGCGTTATCGAGATTGATTCTCAAATTGGTGAAACTCCCCCTCCCCGCCAAAGTCAGCATAAACCGATCATAAATCTCTTCCGTGGATTTTTTACCAGGACAACCTTTGATGTCGAGTTGCAACTGTGAAATCGAAAGTTCTGTTACATTTACTTGAAGTGGGAATTCCTTTTTATCGATGATGTTTTCTGGTTTGAGTTGTAAAACCTGAGCGATTTTTTCAAGAAGGGCTTGGTTGGCTATGGGTTTTAATAAATAGGCAGTGACATGGCTTAAGGCAGCGCGTTTTACTTGGTCTTTTTCTCCAACGGCTGTTAACATGATCACGGGTGTCATTTTTAGCATGTCTTTGCCTTTTTCGAGAAAACTGATTCCATCCAAATAAGGCATGTTCACATCACTGATAATCAAATCATAACTGTTGTTTCGGATTTTTGTAAGACCAGACATCCCATCTACAACATGAGTCACATCAAAGTTATATCTCTCTAAAGTATGTAATAAAAGTTTTGCACTACTCTCATCATCTTCTAAGAGTAAAATTTTATAAACTTTGGGGCGATTCATTAGATTTTAGATCCTTTATTGGTTTGGAATGGCATTTAAATTCGCATACTTCATAAACCATTTTGGTTGTAAGGCTCTTTGGTACAAATATGCATCAACTAACACTAAGTTTACAACTGCTTCTACGATGGGTACTGCTCTAGGGAGTACACATGGATCGTGACGGCCTTTTGCTTTGAGAATGGTTTCTTTGTTTTGATCGTTTACTGTTTTTTGTTCTTTTTTTATGGTAGAAGTTGGCTTAAACGCTGCACGAATCACAAGATCCATCCCGTTGGAAATCCCACCTTGGATTCCACCAGACCTGTTGGTTCTCGTTTTGACTTTGCCTGTTCCTTCTTCGATATAAAACTCATCATTATGTGCACTTCCCGTTTGGCGAGTGCCCGAAAATCCAGATCCAACTTCAAATCCTTTACAAGCAGAGATTGATAAAATGGCTTTTGCTAAATCTGCATCTAACTTATCGTATACGGGATCACCAAGTCCAGGTGGTAAATTGCGAACCACAACTTTGACAACTCCCCCAACAGAATCACCTTCATCACGGAGTTTTCGAATGAGTGTTTCCATTTCATCATTGGTAGATGGTTTTGGACAACGTGTCGGAAACTGGTCTACGACATCCCGAGAGATGGGGTATTCATCTTCTGAAATCAAGGAATCAATGGGACCAATGGAATCTACAAAACCAACTGTTGAGATGCCTAATTCGTTTTCGAGGATCACTCGTGCAAGACCAGCGGCTGCCACACGACCAATGGTTTCACGAACCGATGATCTTCCTCCACCGACATGTGCTCTATGGCCATATTTTTCTGAATAGGTATAATCAGCATGAGACGGACGAAAGACGTGTGCCATTTCATCATAATCACTGCCAATGGTATTTTGGTTATTTACCTTCATGAGAATGGGGCTACCTGTGGTTTTACCTTCAAACACTCCAGACTCAACTACCATTCGGTCCTTTTCATCTCTCGGAGTTGTGAGATCATTTTGGCCTGGCCTACGTCGTGTTAGATCTTTTTGGATTTCTTCTTCTGGAAATGGAAGGCCCGCTGGCACTCCATCCACAACAACTCCTACGGATGCACCGTGAGACTCTCCAAAGGTTGATACTCGAAAAATTTTTCCCCAACTTGATGGCATATACGGACAATGAAAATGGAGATTGCATTCTCTCCAATAAAGTTTTTCATGAACTTGGAATGCACTCTCTCTTCGATGGACCCAAATATAAGGCAATTACCCTTAGTATAGGACTCCATGTTTTGATCTTTTTGGCGTATTTGGCGAAGACTTACCAAAGTGACATAGATTCTTCTCACATCAAACTAAAGGAAGGTGGAAGTTTTTCCTCTTTCCAACTGCTTTTTTCTGCAGGTTCTGGTGAGTCGAAGGAAACAAATGTTTCCAATCCAAACCCTAATGATGGAACCAAAACTTCTGAAGATGAAATTACAGAATTTCAAAATTGCCTCAGTTACCCGAGTTTAGCTCTCGAACAAAAACTGGAAGACGATTGTGTTTACCGACTTTCTGTGAAAGAAGATGGTTCTTTAGAAAAAATTGCAGTGGTCACAGCATGCAGGTATGCGGTTTTTGATCAACAGGTACGACGTCAACTTTCGCAATGGCAGTTCCAATATACCAAAGGCAAAGAATTTGTTTTACCCATTAGGTTCCGTTTAGATGTCCGAGACTAATCCACAATCTGAAGAAAGTGCCTGGTATATCGTTTATACCAAACCACGTTCGGAAAAAAAACTAAGTGAACATCTAAATAAGTACAAAATTGAAAACTACTTACCAATTCGCAAAGAACGGAAAAAATGGACAGACCGATTTAAATGGATCGATGTTCCAGTTTTACCATCCTATATTTTTGTTCGGATCGAATTTTGGAGAGATAAAAACAAAGTCCTTCAATTACCAGGTTCTGTTCAATTTGTTTTCCATAAAGGCCAACCTGCAATTGTGGAACAAAACGATTTGGATGTTTTAGAAAAAGGCCTACGGGATTATGCAAAGTCATTAAAGATGAACCCAGAATTATTATTACAAAAAGGCAAAATGATCCGCGTGATCGATGGTTCGTTTAAAGGGAAAACAATGGAGATCCTAAAAGTAAAAAACAAAACTTTAGTCGTACTTAGGATTCCAGGTGTTGAAACTATTTTTTCTTATGAAATCAATATCGATCATCTCGCCTGGGAGGAATTACTCGTATGACAAATAAAGATACACTTACCATTGTAAAACAAGCTTTGGATGATGAAATATCATCTCTTGTTCATTTCCGTGAACAACTAGACCCTTCTATCAAAGATTGTATCGATTTGATATTAAAATCCAAAGGGAAAGTGATTGTAACAGGTGTTGGTAAGTCAGGCGACATTGCCAAAAAAATATCACACACATTATCTTCCACTGGAACATCTGCTTATTTTTTACACCCAACAGATGCCTCTCACGGAGATTCTGGAATTGTAGGTTCTGATGATGTGGTCCTTGCCATTGGAAAAAGTGGTGAATCCGAAGAACTCAATTATATTTTACCCACACTCCGTAAAATTGGGGCTAAAATTGTTGGAATCACTGCTAACGCAAAATCTAAATTAGCGGAACTTTCTGATGTTGTTATCATTACTCCCGTTTTAAAAGAAGCCTGTCCTTTAGACCTTGCTCCCACTTCTAGCACAACCATTGCACTTGTTTTGGGTGATGCGATTGCAGTTGCACTGATGGAATTAAAAGAATTCAAGGCAGATGATTTTGCATTGTACCATCCAGCAGGCCGTTTGGGTAAAAGACTATCATTGTATTTATCGGATGTTATGCGAAAAGGAGAACGGAACGCTTCCATTCCTATAGATGCTAATCTTGAAATGATATTAAAGGAAATCACAGAAAAGGGAATTGGTGCTACAGGTGTTATAGACAATAATTCAAAACTTGTGGGACTCATTACTGATTATGACATTCGAAAGTATCTAACAAAACACACATTATCACCAAATGTTACTGCAAAAGAAATGATGAATGCTAATCCCAACAGTTTCCAACCAAATGAAAAAGCTTATGATGTTTTAATCAAAATGGAAGGACGTGAAAGGCCGATTTCTGTTGCCCCAGTGGTAGATGAAACTGGGGTTTTTGTTGGGATGATTTCACTCCACGATTTATTACAAAAAGGATTATAATTTATGCCAGATTCCTATAAGATTGTTGCTTCTGTAGGTGAAGATGAACTTCGCCATATACAAAAAAAAGATGTAAAAGATGTAGATATCATCGAAGTCCGTTTGGATTTATTTTCTAGAAATTACATCCAAAAAGAGATGAAAAAGAAGATCAAAGCACTTGGTTTACCGGTGCTTTTTACATACCGAAGAGCAGAAGATAGTAGTGTTCGTTCCTATGTAAAACTTTTTCCAGAAGATGTGGAAGGCATCATCAAAGATTTTAACGACAATGCCAATTATTTGGATATCGAACTGAATCGAGAGGATACGATCTTTCGAAATTATGAGACTTTAAACTATCGAATTATATATTCTTATCATTCATTTAAAAAATCTATTTTAGCCAATGAAATGAACCAATTCATTGCGAAATCGAAACCTGTTAAAAAGAAAAATCCAATTTATAAATTTGCCATTACTCCTGAAAACATTGAAGAAACTGCCGATTTTTTAAATGATATCAAACTTTTATCGAAAACAAATACGATGATTGGAATTTGTATGGGAGAATTAGGAATTTTATCCAGAGTGTTTGGAGATAAATTTAACTCCTCTTTCACCTATATGACATTAGGTGAACCAAAAGCACCTGGTCAAATCTCCGTAGACACATTTAAAAAACTAAGAGTGGATTTATTCAAAAACCCACATTCAGGTAAGGATTCAAAGGAAGACTAATAGAAAAAACAGAAATTAGAAAATATGCAGAGTTATAACGAATTTTCGAAGAAACGGTTTCTCTGCCAACGCATGGAGCGAATCATTATATAAGTATTTATTGCAATAAACAAAGTGTTCTTTTATAAAGTTTAATGTTTGGATCATCAACTTGAACATTGAACTTTAAATTGATATCGACTATTGTGCTTGTGGAAGCGGACTTGGGTTCGCCAATTTCCCACCTTTTGTATTCAAAAACTCACGAAATGAATTGTCTTTCCATACTTCTTTAAAGTCTTTTTCTAAACTAGCTGAAGTCCAATACTCTGGTTTTAAATCGGCCGCTAACTGAAACTGTTCCTTTGTTTTTGAAACGTCATTTTTCTTCGCATAACAACGCGCTAGTAGATAATGAGCAGCAGAAGAGCCAGATGTTTTTTGAAAATACGGAATTGCTAAATCAACTTTCCCGCTATAAAAATAATTCCTTCCCCGGTAAAAGAGATATTCTCTTCCATTGGCGATGTTTTGGTCTTTTTCAAGAACAGCGAAATACGAATCTGCTAAATCATAAGCATTGTTTTCCGTATATTTTCTTGCCAATTTCAAAAAACCAACTTGGAATTTCTCAGGAGTTTGAGATGGATCAGAGAATTTGGTTTTGATGAATTCGGAATATTTGGAAAAACTAGTTTCAAATTTTTTAGTTTTGTTTCCCGCCTCAAAAAGACAAACAAAACGAAACATATGTGATTCCACTTGGTTCGGATTATAAGATAGTGCTTTATCAGAGGATTGGATGCATTTTTCCCAATCAGATTTTTGTTCGTAAAGCCTTGCAAGTGCAAGGAGTGGAGTGTCCTTTTGCACTTGTTTAAATGCTTCCAAAAATGAAAATTCTGCTTTATCAATCTCTGCTAATTTTTGATACGCAAACCCTTCGTTTAGATAAACATAATACAAAAACACATTTGTATCTTTTGAAAATGGATTTTTTTTCGCCTTTTCAAATGATTCAATTGCTGCCTTAGGGTCATCTAACCGCAATTTAATGATTCCCATTTTATAATGGTATCTTGAACGACTTGGGTTTTTTTCGATGAGAAGATTTAAGTTGGTTTCAGCTTTATCGAATTTTTTTTCTTCAAATAATGCTAATACATAATCCCAACGAACATCTTCCAAATTGGGTTGGTTGGCCAAAATTTGTTCGTAGGACTCACTTGGTTTGGTTGATTCTTTGTCTTCTACTGTCTCATCTGTTTTTTTGACTGAGTCTTTCTTAGTTTCAGAAGGTTTGGTATCAGGTTGTTTAGGTTCTACTTTAGTAGTTTGTGTGTAAGTATGCGTAGCAGAAGAAGGATTTCCTTTGTTACCTACGGCTCGGTTGTAGATTTTTTGGACTTCTTCATTTTTTGGATCATATTTTAAATAACGCGCTGAGTATGTTGCTGATAAATTCCAATCTTGGTGGTAGTTAAAAAACAAAGCTAATTTCAATAGTACTGTTTTTCTTTGGTCTTTATCCAAATCCAAATCAGCTGCCTTTCGAAAATTTTGGATGGATTTCGGATAATCTTTTTTGTATTCATAGATATATCCCAAATACATATATGCCTCACCGTCTTGCGGGTGTGAGTCGGCATGTTTGTTGAATTTTTTAATGGCTTCGCCATAAGATTTTTTAGAAAAAGCCTTTTTCCCTTCTTTCATCGCATCGCTATCGATTGCAAACAATGTA
The sequence above is a segment of the Leptospira sp. WS39.C2 genome. Coding sequences within it:
- a CDS encoding SIS domain-containing protein, with amino-acid sequence MTNKDTLTIVKQALDDEISSLVHFREQLDPSIKDCIDLILKSKGKVIVTGVGKSGDIAKKISHTLSSTGTSAYFLHPTDASHGDSGIVGSDDVVLAIGKSGESEELNYILPTLRKIGAKIVGITANAKSKLAELSDVVIITPVLKEACPLDLAPTSSTTIALVLGDAIAVALMELKEFKADDFALYHPAGRLGKRLSLYLSDVMRKGERNASIPIDANLEMILKEITEKGIGATGVIDNNSKLVGLITDYDIRKYLTKHTLSPNVTAKEMMNANPNSFQPNEKAYDVLIKMEGRERPISVAPVVDETGVFVGMISLHDLLQKGL
- a CDS encoding tetratricopeptide repeat protein; protein product: MESVRKYLSLVFSFVLFQTTLFAIDSDAMKEGKKAFSKKSYGEAIKKFNKHADSHPQDGEAYMYLGYIYEYKKDYPKSIQNFRKAADLDLDKDQRKTVLLKLALFFNYHQDWNLSATYSARYLKYDPKNEEVQKIYNRAVGNKGNPSSATHTYTQTTKVEPKQPDTKPSETKKDSVKKTDETVEDKESTKPSESYEQILANQPNLEDVRWDYVLALFEEKKFDKAETNLNLLIEKNPSRSRYHYKMGIIKLRLDDPKAAIESFEKAKKNPFSKDTNVFLYYVYLNEGFAYQKLAEIDKAEFSFLEAFKQVQKDTPLLALARLYEQKSDWEKCIQSSDKALSYNPNQVESHMFRFVCLFEAGNKTKKFETSFSKYSEFIKTKFSDPSQTPEKFQVGFLKLARKYTENNAYDLADSYFAVLEKDQNIANGREYLFYRGRNYFYSGKVDLAIPYFQKTSGSSAAHYLLARCYAKKNDVSKTKEQFQLAADLKPEYWTSASLEKDFKEVWKDNSFREFLNTKGGKLANPSPLPQAQ
- a CDS encoding type I 3-dehydroquinate dehydratase translates to MPDSYKIVASVGEDELRHIQKKDVKDVDIIEVRLDLFSRNYIQKEMKKKIKALGLPVLFTYRRAEDSSVRSYVKLFPEDVEGIIKDFNDNANYLDIELNREDTIFRNYETLNYRIIYSYHSFKKSILANEMNQFIAKSKPVKKKNPIYKFAITPENIEETADFLNDIKLLSKTNTMIGICMGELGILSRVFGDKFNSSFTYMTLGEPKAPGQISVDTFKKLRVDLFKNPHSGKDSKED